In the genome of Bremerella sp. P1, the window CCGCGGTAGCGGAATCTTCTTCGGCAAAGCGAACTGCGGCAACTGCCATATCGCCAAGGTCTATACGGACCATAAGCTTCACAACATCGGCACCGGCCTCGACGATACGGAGCAAGACCGTGAGCTTGCCGGGCAAACAGGGAAAGCGGCCGACGGCGGCAAGTTCCGCACGCCCCTGCTCCGCGACCTGGCGTTAACCGCCCCATATTTCCACGATGGCAGCAAAACAACACTGGAAGAGGTCGTCGACTTCTATAACGAAGGCGGCGGAAAGAACCCGCATCTTGATCCGCATATCGTGCCGTTAAAACTGACGCCGGAAGAAAAGAAAGCCCTAGTCACATTTCTACGCGAAGGACTGCGTAGCAACGTCTATCCTCAGATCGAGAAACCTCGACTGCCGAAGTAGATGCTACTTATCGGCGTCCAGGCATTCGAGTTCCGTATAGAACATCGCAGCCGGGTTGATGCGATTCGCCTCGAGAAAAGCTTCTCGCTTGCGGACGACATCCGTTTGGGCCAGCGCCGGCAAGACGACACCCCAAATACCAGCGATCAACAATCCGGTAATCGCAAGAGCCATCCAGCCGCGATATGTGCGATCCGACTTCATCAGGAACCCCAAGGAATGACTTTAAATGCGAGGTATGCCATCGCCAAAGTCAAAATGACATTCAGTGTCTGACCACAAATGTACAGCACCAACGGTTTGCCTCCATGGAACTGAGACGATAGTTGACGGAAATTCAGGTCGATGCCAATGCAGATAAAGGCCAGGCAGAACAGCCAGCCACGAAGCCCTTTGGTAACAGCGGTTGTACCGGAAACCAGCATCTCGCCTTCGCTCGAGGAAGCATAAATGAGCGAGGCAACGATCGAAGCACCGATGAAACCCAAGACGAACTTGGGGAAACGCTTCCAGATTTCGCCAGCCCCAATACTGGGCTTCTCACCCTCTTCGCTATCGGACCGTGTCGTCCAGTAGACAGCGACACCAAAGGCAATCACACCAATCAGAATGTTCTGAATCATCTTCACCGTGGCAGCAACTTCCAGGGCGGTATCCCCCAGCAAACCACCAGCAACGGCCACCGCCCCGGTCGCGTCGATCGTCCCTCCGATCCACGCACCGCCGAGTTCCTCATCGAGCCCCATCCAGGTAATGAGCATGGGCATGACCGCCATCATCACTGCCGTGAAGCAGAGCGAGAGACCGATCGCCACGGAGAGTTCTTCTTTTTTCGCCTTGCACGCCGCGGCCGTCGCAATAGCCGCTGAGACACCACACACCGACATATCAGCCGAGATGGTCATGTTGAGCGAGGCGGACTTCATCTTCAAGATCTTCTGGCCGAACCAGAACGTAGTGATCAGGACGATCGGCGTCACGACCCAGGCCACCATGATGCCAGGCATGCCCAGGGCCATCAGACGGCTGAAAAGAACTTCCGCTCCCAGGATGACCAGACCGGTCTTAATGTATAGCTCGGTCCGCATGGCCGCTTCGCCCAGTGCGCCAAAGGCCTGCTTGCCGATCGTATTGCCGATGATCAAACCAACCACCAACGCCCAAAGGGCGTATTCGAGATTGTAGCTCTTCACGACCGATTGGCCTGCCAAGATATAGGCAATGGTCGCCAAGAAGAACAGGATCAAGAAACCACCCAGAAATGCCACAGGGTTGGCCTTGGGGCGCATCAGGGGAGAAAGCGCCGTCATGAATACGCCCAGGATCACGAGTGCTCCGAGGGTGCCTGGCCAAGTCGCTTTGGGCTTATCCGCCGGACCCGTGAATGAATCGACCGGATTCGATTCCCAACCGCCAGGCTTGCTGACGTAGCCCTTCAAAGGGTTGGTGATCGCGGTGACCGTGTCCCCTTCGACCGTTTCCTTCCCCATGGTTAAGGTGGCGGCGAAGCACAAGATCAACAGTAACATGCCAGCCAAGATGGCAATGACATCTTCCGAAAGTCCAGGACGATTCTCTGCCGATGGGGCGGGTGCGCTGTCGGTTTCGTTCATGAGATGATAGAGCGAGGAAGGGAGTTGGCAGGCGAGTTATGCTGTGAAAATATAACCAAATCGTTAAGACTTCCCAAGTCGGAAGACCGTAAGATCGGCCGCTTCGCGGCGAATCACCCCCTAGAACGCCCTATTGGCAAAGGAAAACGAGAATCAACGGCCACTTGTGACAACTTTCTCCCAGGGATCGCTGCAAGGAACGCCGTCGTTACAGTAGAATGCGAAATGGCAAATCCCCCTCGCAGGACGGACAACGCAGTGGCAAAGGGGATGATGCTATTATCGTTTCGTGATTTGGAGGCCCATCGCAGGCAGCGCATGTTTCCCGATGAGACTGCCCTCAGCAATTTGAAGGACAACGAGCGCGTTGTGCTCTACCCTTCCTATGCCTATCCGGCGCCTGATCAAAGCGGGTGGATTCTGCAGGTCCACGGAAGTGTTTTCGAGGCTGTGCCTGCGAACCTTCCCCGCAAGATCATGATCCGCCTGCTGGCACGCTTGATGGGGGCGACACCAGAACAACTCGATACTAGCGTCTTCAAGCAGCGGATCCTCGGCTTCACCGTTCACCAACACGGCGGCAGAGAGATCGCGGTTAAGATCGGCGACAAGATCTACCAACTGCAAGGCAAGACCAAGAAGAATGGCCAGTTCCGTGGAACGGTGCTCATTCCCAACGAAGACGTCGACACCATTGCCATGACGGTGGGGGCGACTCGCCACGTGCGCTACGCGATTCATTCGAAGTTCGAAGTGGCCACCCCACTGGAAGGCTTGGTGAAGCTAATCGATCGCGATGGGATCTCGGTCATCTCCGACATTGACGACACCGTCAAACATACTCAGGTCGCCACGCGAAAAGACATGCTGGCCAACACCTTTCTGCACGAGTTCGCAACCGTGCCCGGCATGGTCGAGCTGTATCAGAAGTGGCAGGAGCAAGGCGCTTCATTTCACTATGTGACCAGCAGTCCCTGGCAGTTGTTTGAACCTTTGTCGGAACTGTTTCGCGACCAAGGCTTGCCAGATGGTTCGTTTCATATGAAGAGTGTCCGCTTCCGCGATCCAACGGTGCTGCAATTGTTCATCGCACGGCGTTGGGGCAAGCGAAAAGCGATCAAGCAATTGCTGCGGACTTTCCCCGACCGCAAATTCGTAATGGTGGGGGATTCGGGAGAGAAAGACCCGGAAACGTACGGCGT includes:
- a CDS encoding phosphatidate phosphatase App1 family protein, encoding MMLLSFRDLEAHRRQRMFPDETALSNLKDNERVVLYPSYAYPAPDQSGWILQVHGSVFEAVPANLPRKIMIRLLARLMGATPEQLDTSVFKQRILGFTVHQHGGREIAVKIGDKIYQLQGKTKKNGQFRGTVLIPNEDVDTIAMTVGATRHVRYAIHSKFEVATPLEGLVKLIDRDGISVISDIDDTVKHTQVATRKDMLANTFLHEFATVPGMVELYQKWQEQGASFHYVTSSPWQLFEPLSELFRDQGLPDGSFHMKSVRFRDPTVLQLFIARRWGKRKAIKQLLRTFPDRKFVMVGDSGEKDPETYGVMARKFPDQVVKIFIRDLGGKKSTDHRFAKAFRRVPEEKWQRFTCASQISDYDMPASPKLSSVEANGDGKSLPSS
- a CDS encoding YeiH family protein, which codes for MNETDSAPAPSAENRPGLSEDVIAILAGMLLLILCFAATLTMGKETVEGDTVTAITNPLKGYVSKPGGWESNPVDSFTGPADKPKATWPGTLGALVILGVFMTALSPLMRPKANPVAFLGGFLILFFLATIAYILAGQSVVKSYNLEYALWALVVGLIIGNTIGKQAFGALGEAAMRTELYIKTGLVILGAEVLFSRLMALGMPGIMVAWVVTPIVLITTFWFGQKILKMKSASLNMTISADMSVCGVSAAIATAAACKAKKEELSVAIGLSLCFTAVMMAVMPMLITWMGLDEELGGAWIGGTIDATGAVAVAGGLLGDTALEVAATVKMIQNILIGVIAFGVAVYWTTRSDSEEGEKPSIGAGEIWKRFPKFVLGFIGASIVASLIYASSSEGEMLVSGTTAVTKGLRGWLFCLAFICIGIDLNFRQLSSQFHGGKPLVLYICGQTLNVILTLAMAYLAFKVIPWGS